The sequence CTGGATATCTTACAAAAGTCTCATCTGTTCGTTCAAAtgttaaattcatgtatttaaaactTGGATCTGAGAACAATTGCAAAacaagtttatttaattaaattgaggacaaataaattaaatataaattaaagttaatttttcgtgAACGGTCTATAATGTCGGTAAGTTAACAAGTAAATATGGGTACGATAGAGTATACAGTCAATAGCGGTATTTGAAATCTCCATACGATACATCTGCAAATTTATTAACTATACTGATCGGCTGTTGGTAACTTATTATGTCACATAACCTTTTTAATCAATAGGTGCAGgataagtattttaatttaaaaatcttcgaaatttaactatttaaaaaaagatttatagcAGTTTATAGTAGAAGAGGAAATTGCGTGTATGCCCTATACGCAAGAAAATGTCAAATAATAACTAAACCACTAGAAtcaccaaaaatatatttatgcacATTAAAGAAACGTAGCTACTAACcataaatttttatgtatgttTCGTCAGATTTTGTTATATTCGTATCATAATTCATGAACAAACATCTATAATACCCTTCGTCAAAATCGTCTACATATGTTTTTGTTATTTGACTTTGAATCAGAAGTTTATTTGAGTCCATTTGCAGAGAACTGACTACTTGACTAGATCGGTTGTTctgaaaattaccaaaaatgaagatagatattttaatttaatttaaaagaaaaaagtaggaTTAGATATAACTTATTGATTAACCATTGGTGATTCCCAATTTACGCCATAGTTCGTTACATTTGTGACCATTATGTAACATTTCAGGCGTAAGGTCTGTCCCCGTACAATATGACGATCGGCTTCTTCTTTTCCAATTTTTGGTTCGTTGATTTTTGTTCTTTCTGacgtaaaaaacttttttgtatatttcgcgtcaatatattatattttttgaaccacTTGATACTCTTATCTTGTATAAAATtcttatgaatctttaatttacCAAAATCAATACTTActgttaattttatacaaatgcTGGAGTTCCTGTGGTCGTCCTTCTTTGTTAATTGTTTTGCAAACATACAGACCGTCGTTTCTTAAAGCCgtagcattttttaattcaaatccatACGTTGGATTAAATGTTACACTTTTATCAGACGTCAGCACCTATAgtaggtaaacaattttttttatataagttagagttttcattattaaattagaaatgagTGAAACTTGTTAGAAAACTATTCAATATAGGTCCCATGGATGTGTtttgttatttacaaaaaaaatgttttcaaaactatTCACTACAATAAATATCGTGTATTGCATTTGGAAACGTTATTTAGATAGGACTTACTGTACGATTGCCGCGATAATAATGATCAAGTTCAACATGCAAATCTGGTGAAGTTGGTCTGCAATTTATATGTAGATCTGATCCCTCGGCACCGTAATGAATGCTGAGAGCTAGTTCTTCAACAAATGCATGTTTTTTGGCTGCAATTAATCAACTCATTTAAACAATAGACTTTATTCTTTGAATTGTTTGTTCTAAAgcataatttttactgaaattaatttatgatgcaaaataaaggaatatacatGGGTAAAGAGCAGTTCTGTAACTGTTATAGAACAGAAACTAACATTTACTAGAACAGGTTAGTACAAGTATTTATCATCTCAATATGTGATCACAagaaactgtaactattctatAATAATCTAGAACGCTATTATATACGTTCTCTTCCTAAGGAGCACGTGAACTTGTAGCAGTTATTCATTTCCATAAGTAGTCCTGGGAGTTTCCACGGTGAAAAAACAATTGATTGGGCTCTCTGTAGAGAAGAAGCCGTCTACGTTACTCAGAAATTGTAAGTCCGTGCAGCACGGCTTTCAAACAGAAGCTACGGCTATTCTCACAAGGGATATTAAGTGCGGTAACGTTATCTGAAGCAAATGTTATTAAATAAGCTAAATGCTATTCTTACTGGGAAGAGGAGAAGGGACTCCAAAGAATCTCCCTCGAATAGGGAACAAAACGATAGAGGGCTCTGCAAAACGCATAGCCTTATCTTCGCGCAGATAGCTAACAAGGACCTGGTGAAAGTTGTCGTTGGGTCAAGTTATCCTACAGCCAGTCTTAACTCCAAAGAAGCTGGACTAGCTGAGAGTGACAATCGCTAAAGATATTGACACGCCCCTTGGGAGGGTGCGCCACCACATTCCAGAAAATCCAGAATGGGTTGGAGGCCACCGTAGTGCAGGCTGCAAACATATGATCACTAGACTGGTTAGTGGAGAGAACACCAGAGTTACGGCTCAAGGAGAGACCAATTTTGGAAATGGACCAACTTTAATTCACCCTGAAAGTTTAATAAGGAACCTCGTGGCTCTGTATTCCTGACGCTATATAAAGACGCGAAAGTTGACCTTCCAGGTGACCCAGCAGGGCTCTGTGAGGGGATTAAAAAGTCCGGAGACGCCTCGAATTAGCCTATTAATGGCAGGGATGGGATTTTTCATGATGCAGATTTTGCACACCAGAAAATGCACATAGGCGATTCTAATCAGACGTATGACAGAGTTGCAAAGAGGCATttgtttttgtccaaaaagaatttagaaggtACCTCACCGTTTTTAAGGTGAAACTCAGATGCAGAAGAAGAGAAAGACCAAAGGTGTACATCGCCTAGGCTTATTTTCCAGGAGATGCTGAGGTGCCTTCACCTCCTAGATAAATCAAAGCTGTCATTTAGCACTGCCAGGAGAAAAGCATTCTTCTAACGTTGTCCTGTGACGCTTGATTTGACTATATGCTAGAGAGTGCCTTTAGCAACACCCTTTCAGAAGTCATCTATCTAGAACTTTAAAGTGTGGCATTAAAATGCCCTCCTAACCCTCCTGCAGCGCATTTTAGTGGACGTCCTTGATCGTAAACTAAATAAGAAAGGGTATTATATGTACGCAGGGATACGTTGATGGGCCTGAATTGATCTATGCTGCGAATTTTAGAGCTCTAGCGTGACAGCTTGGGCTCTAAGTCAAACCGGGAAAGATCAGCCTTgtcttttttacgaaaaagtacAAAGTGTTGAAAGTTTACACGCTTGCATTACGTGGCGAAAGGCTGATAATCTCTCATTAAATTAAATACTCAGGAGTAACTATAGATAGCGAATTAGACTGGACAAAGTGTCTTGAGACCTAATCTAGgaagtttttcatgaaattttggaTGTGCAAAAGAGCCTTTGCTTTTGAAGTTGGGTTAAGGATCAAACACGAATGTATGGTCGTGATTTGGTGGCACATCACTAATtctagaaataagaaaaaacggaaaaacaaaatattgtctTTCAGGCAGATGTCCTGACCTTGTTTCGCTGCGATAAGACAGAATTAGAAGAAAACGCTGCTAGTAGGCACATCACAATGTGCTCGAACAGCTAAGCGACTTCAACTATAGGTGAAAAACCAGACATAACATTAG comes from Belonocnema kinseyi isolate 2016_QV_RU_SX_M_011 chromosome 5, B_treatae_v1, whole genome shotgun sequence and encodes:
- the LOC117172770 gene encoding uncharacterized protein LOC117172770, encoding MKDLKNIFTFSVLLLVSFGRYTTAKQEYYRILAINEGDALEISCIIKDPIKFLYPSSSDLGHPQLITSNFTISREEYDSGDIKHVFRRSKAIHGDTGFYGCLNIKDVRNQKFVKRRPFNLTYVYVQSKKHAFVEELALSIHYGAEGSDLHINCRPTSPDLHVELDHYYRGNRTVLTSDKSVTFNPTYGFELKNATALRNDGLYVCKTINKEGRPQELQHLYKINKRTKINEPKIGKEEADRHIVRGQTLRLKCYIMVTNVTNYGVNWESPMNNRSSQVVSSLQMDSNKLLIQSQITKTYVDDFDEGYYRCLFMNYDTNITKSDETYIKIYDPSFKYMNLTFERTDETFVRYPGDQILWFVEFDAYPEATIKWLNSSGKDIVQSEKFKLFNLAPTIGLLIKNISFNDAGVYSLEASNKAVKKILKFRLEVNKLQSA